The Clarias gariepinus isolate MV-2021 ecotype Netherlands chromosome 24, CGAR_prim_01v2, whole genome shotgun sequence region TGAACAACACTGAAGATCTGGACTGAAATTCCCATCAAGAATAttaaaaaactttacaaattCAACTCTGAATATTAATTCAGGATAATTAATGTGTTATCATCAGTTATCATTTTGTGAAtaaaaagcgagagagagagagagagagagagagagaaagagagagagagagaaatgactGCAGGATCAAGGATGTGTATCTTATAGTACATTGATTTAATCTGAATCGAATACAATGTTGAAAAAACAGAAGGCTAATAAATGCaacaatgacatcatcaaaaCCCTTTATACTAAAGAAGAAAGTTAGTATCATCAAAAGATTTCAAACACTTTTTCAGGCCTGGGtgttaatcaaatcaaatcaaatataaaGACAGAGATGACTCGTTTGTTTTCCGACCTGGTTACGGTTACAGATTCTCAAGATATAGAAGAGAACTCCTTTAACAGAACATCCTGACTCAGGGTGTTGAGAGAAACGTTCTTCCTCACGTTCAGACTGATGGAGCGCACCAGCTCCTTGAAGAACGCTGTTTCCTTGGGTTGCTCCGAATAGCGCTCGAACTGGTCCAACCCGTCCTGCAGCTTCAGAGTCAAAGTGTCGTAGTTGGAGCGCACCACTTCCAGGACCTGGTCTTCTGAAAGCTGCGAGATGTGGTTCATGGCGGCGTAGGACTCGATCTTCGGGTTGAAATGGTTGACGATGGCGCGGACGTTAACCAGAGCGTGCGTGACTTTACTGGCCGGCTCCTTCCACTGGCCGACATTGGTGGAGACCCTGAGCACCATGCAGTAGAGGTTATCGAAGACCTGGTGCATGCGTATGATCTCGTAGTACAGCTCGTCGTAACTGCTTGGCGTCGGCAGGAACGTGTCTCCGTACGTGATGAACATGTTGAACAGGTGGACGACTTGTAAAGCCAAGTGGAAGATGTTGTGTTTGGACAACAGCGTGGTCTCATTCGACAGCAGGAACTTGAGAAGGTTGATCAGGGCCGACCAGAGTTCCCTCCAAGTGTAGTGTAGACGGATCCTGCACTTTTTCTGGTAGCAGatgagcttgtgaatgatctgaACGCAGCGCATGTAGAGATCCATGGGAAAGTCCTTCATCATGTGCGTGACCACAAACTCCACCATGAGGTCCAGGACGGCGCAGGCGAGCGGCCGGGACGGGATGTTCTTGTCGGCTGCCTTCTTCCTGTGCCTCATCGGCATGCGATGCAGGTTGACCCGGAAGTTCATGTTGTCGTCGTGGAGGAAGGCGTCAGCGTACTGGTCCTCGGCAATGCACGTGAGGATGATGAGGCACAGCCGGGCGCTGTTGAGTCTGTGCTCATCTTTGGTGTCCTGCATGACGATGGACGAGTATTTCAGAAACGTTATGAGCAGGTTGCTGGTCTGCAGATTAGGGTCTAGCGGCAGCTCGGAGTTGTGCATCGTGTCTAAGGAAGGGGGCGTGGTACCGAGCGGGGTGGTGGGTGTCGTCGGGGTGGGCGTGACGGGCGTCGTGGCGATGTCGATCTCTGGATGACTTTGCGCCAGAACCGTGATGAAGTTCCTGTTCAGGTGAACTGCCTCGTAGAGCGCGAGCAGGATGGCTTCGTTGGTCTGAACCGACAGCTTCTCGTCGGCGTCCGCAATGAACATGCTGCCTACCATGTTAGTCAGCGTGGAAAAAAACCCACTGTGGTTGTCCTCCTCTTTATCCTTATACTGCCTGTTGTACTCCGTCAGCGCCTGCTGGATGACCACGCCCATTCCGGCCAGCGTCGGCTCGTCGTCCACGATGGACAGCTTCACGATGTACGGGTTGACGGATTCATACTTCCTGTAGTTGACCAACAGGGCCAGGAGGACCACGGCGTCGTAGCCATGCTGCGTCCGGCTGGAGACGTCCGACAAGATCTGCAGGATGGCCTCGAATATGCTGTTGATCATGACGTATTCCAGGATGGTGTTCTGACTGATATTGTCCGTCACCGTGACCAGGCAGAGTAACAGCTTCAGGCAGAGGCTCTTTAGACTCTCTGAGCCGTCCCCGCAGAGCAAACTGTCCAGGCTCTCCATGAGATCCTTCATCCTGAGCTCGGCCTTGTCGAAGCCCACGAGCATGTTGATGATATCGAAGCCGGTGGCCGATTTGTTTTTCTGATGCACGCCTCTGAAAAGCGCACAAAGAGTCTGCAGTGCATTGACCACCTTGATCTGGTGGTCCTCTTCCAAAGCCTGGACGCAGTGATGGAACAGGCTGTTGATGTTCTCCTTAATCAGGACGACCTCATCTCCGTCCAGAGCCTCCAGCTTGTTCTCCAGATACTCCAAATTCACCTTCATTAAAAACAGCTCGTCCCAGAAGCGAGGGTTCGACTTAGCAGGGTCGGATTTCGTAAAGATCTCGTCGTACATCAGAACCACCTTCTCCTTCAGCGGTTTTTTAGACGACGACGTCCTTTTCAACAGCCCCGATTTCTTCTCTtgtgacattttatatatatgtatatttatttatttaccgttttcttttaagaaaaaaaaaacaactcctcTTTTAAACTCGTACAGTTAAACTTGTTTACTCATGACTAGCGCTGAATTTGTCGCGTCACAAGCGTTTCACTTCCGGAGTCAGTCGAGCGGAAGGGTCCGGCCGGCGCCCTCCGATTGGTTGGTCAGTGCGTGACGTCATCTTTCCGCGATTTCCATATTTGGGCAAGTTCAAAATGGCGGATTGATAATAAAACATTcacggtttattttttttcttctccttgttgttgttgttcatggAAATCTCTTATGTAAGTCGCATTGATTATAATTTTCTTCACATTAATGCAAAGTAAAAGAATTACATAcgcatatatatttttcattttaattatccGTGCTCGTGCGCGGTTTTCAGAGCTCGTGCGAATTCCGTTGCTAAGCTAGCTGCTAGGATATTTAGCACGCTAGCCAGCCAGCTAACTCTTCGTCCAGAAAGTGTcacattttacatgatttaaaacatattaCGTTAAACATAACTTGTTTTTAAGCTTATTCATGCATTTCTGGAAATTGTAGCTCGTTATGTTTTGTAGcttggtgtttgtttgttagcttGTAGCTAATAGCACTAAGGCAATGGACATGAAAAGTGCCTGACATGTTGATTCTAAATTTTACACCTGAACCCAGTAATATACATGTTTaggttgtgtgttttatttatatatataatattatatatctaTTGTAATGCAAAATGTAGAATCGTGTCCaaagggtgcacaaacttttgcatctatataaataaaagagaggttttctctgtacattggtcagaacttacTCCTTCAATTATATCCTTATGTTTCATACAACAGAGAAACTGAA contains the following coding sequences:
- the armh3 gene encoding armadillo-like helical domain-containing protein 3, with the translated sequence MSQEKKSGLLKRTSSSKKPLKEKVVLMYDEIFTKSDPAKSNPRFWDELFLMKVNLEYLENKLEALDGDEVVLIKENINSLFHHCVQALEEDHQIKVVNALQTLCALFRGVHQKNKSATGFDIINMLVGFDKAELRMKDLMESLDSLLCGDGSESLKSLCLKLLLCLVTVTDNISQNTILEYVMINSIFEAILQILSDVSSRTQHGYDAVVLLALLVNYRKYESVNPYIVKLSIVDDEPTLAGMGVVIQQALTEYNRQYKDKEEDNHSGFFSTLTNMVGSMFIADADEKLSVQTNEAILLALYEAVHLNRNFITVLAQSHPEIDIATTPVTPTPTTPTTPLGTTPPSLDTMHNSELPLDPNLQTSNLLITFLKYSSIVMQDTKDEHRLNSARLCLIILTCIAEDQYADAFLHDDNMNFRVNLHRMPMRHRKKAADKNIPSRPLACAVLDLMVEFVVTHMMKDFPMDLYMRCVQIIHKLICYQKKCRIRLHYTWRELWSALINLLKFLLSNETTLLSKHNIFHLALQVVHLFNMFITYGDTFLPTPSSYDELYYEIIRMHQVFDNLYCMVLRVSTNVGQWKEPASKVTHALVNVRAIVNHFNPKIESYAAMNHISQLSEDQVLEVVRSNYDTLTLKLQDGLDQFERYSEQPKETAFFKELVRSISLNVRKNVSLNTLSQDVLLKEFSSIS